In Spirochaetota bacterium, a single genomic region encodes these proteins:
- a CDS encoding PocR ligand-binding domain-containing protein, giving the protein MGKRHVDILINEGEIRELLYIILRLFGLRAGYFCQTADGSWKAVMNKSDFYCEYCMIARRRFAERCERSNNDFLIKAKEQMSPLWYQCYNGLHEMYLPLTIDGHDAGFLHLGQVRTDKDFDAVARECGLNEHPDIDALRASYQAMPVMERSKLEMIAKLVTVFAENIVRNRLVDLTNADPAYFLERYIDMYACSGASIRGAARFIGKSTSYVTHMFRTLHRMPFRDYLTRVRIDRAREYLLSNSIEEAALRAGFKNRYHFTRVFTKTTGSSPAAYQKRERSRETDKKKPPAVR; this is encoded by the coding sequence ATGGGAAAACGGCACGTTGATATCCTTATCAATGAAGGGGAGATCCGGGAGCTCCTGTACATCATCCTGAGGCTTTTCGGTCTGCGCGCCGGGTATTTCTGCCAGACCGCCGACGGCTCCTGGAAAGCGGTCATGAACAAGTCCGATTTCTACTGCGAATACTGCATGATCGCGCGCCGGCGTTTCGCGGAACGCTGCGAACGGTCGAACAATGATTTTCTCATCAAGGCGAAGGAACAGATGTCGCCCCTGTGGTACCAGTGCTATAACGGGCTCCATGAGATGTATCTCCCGCTCACCATCGACGGGCACGATGCGGGTTTTCTCCACCTGGGGCAGGTCCGTACCGACAAGGATTTCGATGCCGTCGCCCGTGAGTGCGGCCTCAACGAACACCCCGATATCGATGCTCTTCGGGCAAGCTATCAGGCCATGCCGGTCATGGAACGGAGCAAATTGGAGATGATAGCGAAGCTTGTCACGGTGTTCGCGGAGAACATCGTGCGCAACCGCCTCGTCGATCTTACCAATGCCGACCCGGCGTATTTCCTTGAACGGTATATCGATATGTACGCCTGTTCGGGCGCATCCATACGCGGCGCCGCGCGCTTCATCGGGAAGAGCACATCGTATGTCACGCATATGTTCCGCACGCTTCACCGCATGCCGTTCCGCGATTATCTTACGCGCGTACGCATCGACCGCGCCAGGGAATACCTCCTCTCGAACTCCATCGAGGAAGCGGCATTACGCGCCGGTTTCAAGAACCGCTATCATTTCACACGCGTGTTCACGAAGACCACCGGCAGCTCTCCGGCGGCGTATCAGAAGCGCGAGCGTTCGCGGGAAACGGATAAAAAGAAACCCCCGGCAGTACGGTAG
- a CDS encoding esterase produces the protein MRTILTVLAAALSLCAVDDPVRREIIVDGVTREALVYTPVNAGTSDRPLVFVFHGHGGTMQHAANSFDYHRLWPEAIVVYPQGLNTPGKLTDPQGKKSGWQSGIGAMGDRDLKFFDAMYALLKEKYRIDKKRVYATGHSNGGGFTYLLWATRGDILAAVAPMAALLGSEDERRLLTPKPAFHCAGKKDPLVKYAWQEMMMQFVRDLNGCTEGKPGANDLITIYPSAGDTPFITYIHNGGHEMPKDAIPFIVQFFKDNAKR, from the coding sequence ATGAGAACGATATTGACAGTGCTTGCCGCGGCGCTTTCGCTCTGTGCCGTTGATGATCCGGTGCGCCGGGAGATCATCGTCGATGGTGTTACGCGCGAAGCGCTCGTGTACACGCCGGTGAACGCCGGAACGAGCGATCGTCCGCTCGTGTTCGTTTTCCACGGCCATGGCGGCACCATGCAGCATGCGGCGAATTCATTCGACTATCACCGGCTCTGGCCGGAAGCAATAGTCGTGTACCCGCAGGGGCTTAACACGCCGGGGAAATTGACCGACCCCCAAGGGAAGAAAAGCGGCTGGCAAAGCGGCATCGGTGCGATGGGCGATCGCGACCTGAAATTCTTCGACGCCATGTATGCGCTCCTGAAAGAGAAATACCGCATCGATAAAAAACGCGTCTATGCCACCGGCCACTCGAACGGCGGCGGTTTCACCTATCTCCTTTGGGCGACCCGCGGTGATATTCTCGCCGCTGTCGCACCCATGGCGGCGCTGCTCGGAAGTGAGGACGAGCGGCGGCTCCTTACGCCCAAGCCCGCGTTCCACTGCGCGGGAAAAAAGGATCCGCTCGTGAAGTATGCATGGCAGGAAATGATGATGCAATTCGTGAGGGACCTGAACGGCTGCACGGAGGGGAAACCCGGCGCAAACGACCTTATCACGATATATCCGTCCGCGGGCGATACGCCGTTCATCACGTATATACATAACGGCGGCCACGAGATGCCCAAGGATGCGATACCGTTCATCGTGCAGTTCTTCAAGGACAATGCGAAGCGGTAG
- a CDS encoding uroporphyrinogen decarboxylase family protein: protein MSRSLALDTIHLKPVDRLAHTEYSMEYHKEYVTRVSGRSENDGDRVPRFYSNWNIDLLWGTNDGLHGNWLSRGRATDMGHASYAADGSDQHDLQQSPFVNPEDVWAFDPVKEYGLPDFNAQVAAYQKLADERREKFPEQLHTGGYYKTIISGAIQSFGWDALLLAASEEDKFEKVLDGFFRFTKHHMDAWARTDIEVVIQHDDFVWTAGPFIDPAFYRRVIIPYYKKLWEPLHAAGKKVLFCSDGDFHMFAHDIAAAGADGLIFEPVNDFEYMVKNFGNTHCLVGSAVDCRDMTFGKWDKVRADMDKTFALAEECKGLIVAVGNHIPANISDDMCDKYIEYFRANCRRKVAA, encoded by the coding sequence ATGAGCCGTTCACTGGCGCTTGATACCATACACCTGAAACCGGTAGACCGCCTCGCGCATACCGAATACAGCATGGAGTATCACAAGGAGTATGTTACGCGCGTATCGGGCAGATCGGAGAATGACGGCGACCGGGTGCCGCGCTTTTACTCCAATTGGAACATCGATCTCCTCTGGGGTACGAACGACGGCCTTCATGGCAACTGGCTTTCCCGCGGACGGGCGACCGATATGGGCCATGCATCGTATGCCGCGGACGGGAGCGATCAGCATGATCTTCAGCAGAGCCCGTTCGTGAACCCCGAGGACGTCTGGGCGTTCGACCCGGTGAAGGAATACGGTCTTCCCGACTTCAACGCACAGGTGGCCGCGTATCAGAAACTAGCCGACGAACGGCGCGAAAAATTCCCCGAGCAGCTGCATACCGGCGGCTATTATAAGACGATAATCTCCGGCGCGATACAGTCGTTCGGATGGGATGCCCTTCTTCTCGCCGCTTCGGAAGAGGATAAATTCGAAAAGGTGCTCGACGGCTTCTTCCGCTTTACCAAGCATCACATGGATGCGTGGGCGCGTACGGACATCGAAGTGGTTATCCAGCATGACGACTTCGTATGGACGGCCGGCCCGTTCATCGACCCCGCGTTCTACCGCCGCGTGATAATCCCCTACTATAAGAAACTCTGGGAACCGCTCCATGCCGCAGGGAAAAAGGTGCTCTTCTGCTCGGACGGGGATTTCCACATGTTCGCGCATGACATCGCAGCCGCGGGGGCGGACGGCCTTATCTTCGAACCGGTGAACGACTTCGAATACATGGTGAAGAATTTCGGGAACACGCACTGCCTCGTGGGGAGCGCGGTAGACTGCCGCGATATGACGTTCGGCAAATGGGACAAGGTGCGTGCGGATATGGACAAGACGTTCGCGCTCGCCGAGGAATGCAAAGGGCTCATCGTCGCCGTCGGGAATCACATACCGGCGAACATAAGCGACGATATGTGCGATAAGTACATCGAATATTTCCGGGCGAACTGCCGGAGAAAAGTCGCGGCGTAA